One Ranitomeya variabilis isolate aRanVar5 chromosome 4, aRanVar5.hap1, whole genome shotgun sequence genomic window, tctcctttattgcctccagacgtaatatcactccccctggtggaagaataatatttctgcagcaaccaggactctggggcgctgcactcacacatTGTTTGGTTTTCCGGActaaattggaaaactgctgcttttttagggtatgtgcacatgtagatggGATGTCTGCAGATtattccgcacctgtttttgtaaatccgcacgtaaaccgcactgcagattacctgcggattcactgcggattacctgcggaattacagcgttttttctgcggattccacctgcggttttaaacctgcggaatccgcacaaagaattgacatgtggtttttgttttccataggtttacatggtactgtaaactcatggaaaacagctgcagatccgcagcatcaaaaccgctgtggatccgcagcaaaatccacatcgtgtgcacatacccttaaaacggcagcatgtcacttctttcagtgtttttgcagcatttttccactgATAGAAAGGAATTAagtccaaaaacacagcaaaaccacaggtatcaggttttgctgtggttTAAGAgcatgaaaaaaaacgcagcaaaaaacacagcaaaaacgcagcaaaaatcacataaaaaatgcagcaaaaaacacagcaaaaatactgcaaaaacgcagcaaaaatgcagaaaaacatagcaaaagcgcagcaaaaatgcagaaaaacagcAAAAGCGCAGCAACACgcacagcaaaaacacagcaaaaatgcggcaaaaaaacgcagcaaaaaaactcagcaaaaacgcaggtatcaggttttgctgtggtGTATGAGCATGAAAAAATGCAGCTAAAAACACAGCAAGAAAGCAGCAAAAAACACAGCTAAAGcacaacaaaaacacagcaaaaacaaagcaaaaatgcagcaaaaaaaacaataaaaacaaagcaaaaaaatgcagcaaaaacgcagaaaaaaactcagcaaaaatgcaggtatcagattTAGCTGTGGTGTATGAgcatgaaaaaacgcagcaaatcattgcaaaaacacagcaaaaaacacagcaaaaccagcttttctaagcagcttctttactgccaagagagcagattttaattgctgaaaaaaatgcagcaaaaacgcaacatgtgaacatagcctaaggttgGGTTCACAAGACCGTATTTTCGATCCAAGGGCAGTCCTTGAAAAAAAAAGGACAGCACGCGGACCAATGTAatacaatggggcagtgcagatgggcGATTTATTTTCGCTGACCGAATCTGTGTGTGAAATGAATCGTAGAATACGCTAGTGTCTTCCGTAAATGAGACTTGCCCATTCTAGTCTATGGGTGCTCGAAAAAACATTGAAGGCCGGGCAGAGCTACAGTGTAGCCTCCATTTTTTATGTACGGAtacattgcagttctgtaacatgggaaactgtagatgattaatagctgctgtaaaaaaaaaacacagactgcACACGGATGTCAAGTTAGAAAAAAATTGGATGAAAGGCCGAATTATTTCTTATACGCTCATGAACCTGCCCTTAGAATGAGAAAATATGCCTACAGTGCTCATGCTGTGGTTTTCTTTCTAACTTGTGTTGGTGCATGTGCACACGGTGTGTTTTCCaggcctctaaggctactttcacactagtccgtcggtacaggctgtcgcaaaccgtcggcccgacggacagtgtgttaaagtagcacaatgtgggcagcggaggcagttttacaacgcatccgctgcccattgtgagttccggggaggagggggcggagtttcggctgcgcatgcgcggtcgaaaatggcggacccgacgcacaaaaaaagttacattgaacgttttttgtgcgtcgcggccaccaaaacacgacgcatccgtcgcacaacggatgcgacgtgtggccatacgtcgcaatgcatcgctaatgcaagtctatggagaaaaaacgcatcctgcagacaactttgcaggatgcgttttttctccaaaacgacgcattgcgacgtctaacaacgatagtgtgaaagtagcctaaattgaaCATAATCCACAGCAATGTAAAATTCCGTtcaatttctgctccaaaaactcagcgaAAAGACTCAGGGGCCAATTCATTAATATGTTTATGGCGTAAATTCCCTATTAAGCCACAGCATGTTTGCGCAATTCAGCAGATgtgcaaaaatattgtgacttttggGGAATATATGCCAGTCCCGGCCAATATATATGTAGCGTCACACCTGCCAGTCAAATTTGCTTTGGATGTGGATTTTTCAGCCTGAAAAACTCAAGTAAAAAATCTCGTGTGGATTTTCCCTCAGAAATCCAAAATGAAAATACACAGCTAGTGTGTGAGGTGTGAGCAGGCCTGTACAGGGTGTAATATGTGCATGTGGCTTTATTATACACTTTATTATAAGTTAGTGCACTGGCCCAGCACAGGGCGCAGCAGCTCGGCGGCCTCCGCCAGCGCTATAGAAACAACAGGTGCAAAACATTCTGCGCCCGGCCATCACCATAGCAACTGCAAGCTTCGCTGTCAGCACAACCTAGCAAAATAGCTGCTAAGACACGCCCCTTGCGGCGTTTTATTGGTTATCCCTAGCGTCAATCACGCGCTTCTAGCCTTCTATTGGCCGGTTGTGGCGCTGGTTTGCAGGTTTGTCTGAGCCGTAGCGGGGTTCATTTATTAGTTTGAATTGCTGAGTGAAGTTGCGATATTTCGGGCGCCGTCAGTTATACCGGTGCGGGTGTAAGTATCGGCCGGTGCCGGGACCGTGCACTCCGGGGCTGCCGGTGGAAAGCGGGTGTGTGACGTGTTTGTGTTCATTTTCAGCGTCCATGGCGGCTGCAGGCGGTGGAGAGGTGTACCCGACCTTGTGGGGCTTCAGTCCTGCCTTAGATCTCCAGACGCAGTGTAAGTGCGACACTATCAGGGGAGAGTGATAATCAGCCACATGGTGCACAGTGGGGTATGGCTGGGGGTCCTGTGTGCCCTCTGTATAAGAGCACCCACCCTGTCCCCCAAAATGGAGGGGTGCGCACCTGTCCCTCTCGCCTGCCCCAATCTGGAGGGTGCGCACCTGTCCCCACCCCCTCTCCCGGTCTGGAGGGGTGCGCACCCGCAACTGTCCCTCCCTCCTGCCCCAATCTGGAGGGGTGCGCTCCTGTGTTCCCCCACCTTTCCCTTCCCCCAGTCTGGAGGGGTGCGCACCCTCCTGTCCCTCCCTCCCGCCCCAATCTGGAGGGTGCGCACCTGTCCCCACCCCCTCTCCCGGTCTGGAGGGGTGCGCACCCGCAACTGTCCCTCCCTCCTGCCCCAATCTGGAGGGGTGCGCTCCTGTGTTCCCCCACCTTTCCCTTCCCCCAGTCTGGAGGGGTGCGCACCCCTACCTGTCCCTCCCTCCTGCCCCAATCTGGAGGGGTGCGCTCCTGTGTTCCCCCAGTCTGGAGGGGTGCGCACCCCTACCTGTCCCTCCCTCCTGCCCCAATCTGGAGGGGTGCGCTCCCCCACCAGTCCTTCCCTCCCACCCCCGTCTGGAGGGGTGTGCTCCCCCACCTTTCCCTTCCCCCAGTCTGGAGGGGTGTGCACCCACCTGTCCCTCCCTCCTGCCCCAATCTGGATGGGTGCGCTCCCccacctgtcccctcccccagccTGGAGGGGTGCGTACACCCACCTGTCTGTCCCTCCCTCCTGCCCCAATCTTTAGGGGTGCGCTCTCTGGGGGGGGTTGGAGGGGTGCGCTCTCTGGGGGGGGTGGAGGCGGCCCTTGGCTCTCTGGGGGGGGTGGAGGCGGCCCTTGGCTCTGTAGGTGTGCTCCAAAGGGCTCAAATGTTTCATTTGGGTCAGAATCCTTAATGTTCATCTCTGATATAACGTGTCCCTGTTCTGATATGCTATAATTATACAaggatgcagattttttttttttttttttctgctatgcaGCTAAACACAATTCTTTCTTTTTACATTTAGGTTTGCAGAATACCCTTGAACACTTATCAGCTTGTGGCGATATACCGGAGCTGAATATTCTGCTGGTGGGATGTGGCGATGGGCGACATCTTCTGAAAACCATCTGCCAGGCACGTCGCTGGCCACAGAGGAGGCTTAATGTGAGGATCCTATAGTGCAGGGCTGCACAGATTCTGCCTCGTTGTCATCTTATTACCCTTTTTTTTTGTGGCTTTCTGATCTCTAAAGTATAGAGaaattgtggggggggggggggaagccctcaattctgacattgttttttgggaattgtttttaagctgtacattgtgtggtaaaaatgaactGACAAAATGATTCTGCTAATCAATATGATTAGTGACACCAAACACATGTccagggtttttttgtttgtttgttttttacatttttgtggtgAAATAAAACCAGCAGTTGGGGGGTTGTGCCTTCCGTGACCTGAAATGTTTTATTTCCCTCTTGATGGGGCTGTGTAAGGCCTTAGATTTTTGCAGGgccatattgtgtgtttattgataccattttgggatagatatgacgttttgatcgcctgttacagcattttttgtggcaTTGCACAAAAAACATAAATGTTGGTGTCCTTGAAATGTTTCCCATTTACAGATTGGGTTAgttagtggtgtgtgtgtgtgtgtgtgtgtgtgtgtgtgtgtgtgtgtgtgtgtgtgtatgcttttgtttgtttgtctgtttgttttgtttttttgtttgttttttatgtattttgagCACACTTTTCTGAATACGGCAATACCACatgtacattttatttttaatggttGGATAATGGATTCAAACTTGTTTTGAGATTTTTATTTTTCACTGTActtattagtccccttaggggacttgaagctgcgatcgtccgaTCGCTTTTTCTATACACAGCAAGACTACGGTATTTCTGTATATAGTAAAAATGACTGTCTCCTTTGAAGCCTAGCCACAGAAAGGGTTTCATGAAAGCTCTAATGACAAGCATGGAGGTCTTTCAACAGAGATCCCTGGCTGTCATAGCAATAAACCAGAGACCCCACGATCACTTATAATCCATCTTTATAGTTTTCCTTGTGTAATATGACAATAAGCattatatctctgtatacatgtgCCGTTCTTCTTTTCTAGTTCTTCATCATTGAGAGTGACCTGGAGCTTGTCGCTCGACAAATCTTGTTTTTGACTTTGGCGCTGGAAAATCCAGAACAAATGGGTTTACAAGGTAAGATTAGGCGACCTTCAGCGGGCCCCTGCCCGTCATAACAACTAATTGGCCCCCGCGATCCCATCAGCAATGAGGGTCAATgtgctcctgcaatctgtccttttAAATGGCTCGAGATCCAGTTTGCTGTGCAGCTGGTGTATATTGCAGGTCAATACGCCATATACCTGCCCCTGACTTGGGATTTAATATTATCTCCTGGGTCAGATAGTGACCGGAAAAaaagataaaggaaaaaaaaaatctctccaaTTGGAAACTAATTGTGTGAAATCTGAATTGCAAATTCCATTCTATTTAGTGTTAAGATGTAAAATATAGATTGCCTGtaatgcttttcctttttttttttttttttatttcccagagAAGTGCGAAATGTTTCTTGAGCTGTTTGGTAACAGCATGGTCCGTAGTAAGACTGCAGCGTACCTACAAGACAGATGTGAGCGGTTTATTAAATTTGTCACAGACCCCGAGTACCAGCAGAGGACCCTCCCTTTGCTGAATATGACCTCTATCAAGGTAGGTCCATGGTAGATTTTGGCCCGGACATGGTCACTTTCAAAAAGTCCCGTACGTGTGCCCATGTGCCTAGGACCTGGGTTTGAGAACCGGATCGGCTAAGGCGTTAGTATAATGGTGAAATAAATTCTCCATAAAACTGAGAAATACACAATGGTCACTCTGAGACCATTTAATGTCTCATTTCTATCATTTATCAAGCCATCCTGCAATCTATACTAGGCGATCAACGTATCACACTCCGTTCTGCACTTACTGGTAATTTATGGGAAGGGGCTCCTTtgtagctactttttttttttttttttttaatttatttatttttttaaatttgacacCATTAATATTTATTTACTCTCTTTTTATATGCCACCATCACATTTCACaggactttacagacatcatcactttccccatgggggctcacaatctaaataccccATCAGTATTGTCTTTCAGAGTAAACCTACACAGAACATACTCCTtgcaggatttgaacccaggaccccagcattgTAAGGCTGCAGCGCCCTCCTATTTCTTTTGTCCTCTTTAGCTTATGGTGGCATCTCTTTAACATATGCATTAAAAAGGATTTCTAGTACTGACAATCCTGTCTCCATTCAGCATGTTTTTTCAAGTAAAATAAcacctaagggctcattcagacatcagattTTCTTGCATATGAGAAGATATGACCTATTATTCTGATCCTTCGGTCGgaatcggacatgtctccgtgatttTCAAAAAATCTAAAATGGCCCCCATAGAGTATCACCGGTATgagtgctatctatctatctatctatctatctatcccacgcGGCGCCATCcccacattccccccccccccccttagatCTTATCGTTTACTGCAGAAAGCTCCAAATTAAGTCCCACAAATAAAACAAGTCAAAACTTagcaaaaatgaagaaaagtattGTGTTAAATTTAACTCCTCGCCTTTGTGTTTTCTCTTCATTCATTTGCACGTATTGATTGCGTCCATTGTTCCTCGGGCTCCGCTCCTCTTACTATCGCAGACTAGTTTGTTCCTTTCCAGCTTTGTTTTATTAATGAAGACTttgctttcatcttttcataagaaTGGACCAAAGAGGCTTTCATCAGCGCCAAATGGGGTGTTATTTGTTCCTAGCACGTCCAGTATATGACGAGGGTTCAGCCACTGCTCCCGAAATGCTTGTTCTTCGGGCAAAATACTTGACTGATACTCAAAAACCTTATGGGTGTAATTAATGTACCCATTGAGACTGACGCAGGTCTTGGGTTTTACACATCTTGCTCCTTAAGTGTGTTTAGATCTTGTAATCGGATGTTTCTAGGTTCCTGAAGTACAGTTATAAACACTTCATAAGACTTTAAACTTTTATTGATAAATACATCAAGTTTACATAAAGACTCAATATTTATAGTTGACCCTTTTTTACCTTGAGAATAACCTTTTAGCTTACACTGATCTTgacccattttattaaaaaaaacaaaaaaaacaaaatgcaataGAAAAATACAGTAATGAAtcctagagttggaagggacctccatggtcatcgtgtccaacctcctgctcagtgCAATGATGGTGTCAGCCAGGAAACATCTACGATAATTCTTTTTGCtttacacttatttttttttttctctgtacagtTTAAAGAGAGGGATGTTTTGGAATATATCTTTAAGTTCTGGCAAACGTCTGAGGCAAAGCTCTTTCCTATCGAGAGGTATTGGGACGTGAAGAACCGTCAGCTTTTAGGCAAACGCTACGACTCCAGGAAAGGAGCCTATGACTGGGATTTAAACATGAAACTGCATGACCGCGGGGTGAGTTCTGCTGTAGTATACAGGCTTGTTGTTCGCTAGTTTATGTTCCCAGACACCTCTGCATGGTGAGAAGGATGGAAGCTGTCGCCTCTCAGCAGCTCATCCCCATTAAGTTCCACATGCCTGATCCTCCTTTCTCGTCAGTGGAAAGCTTTCCAGCCAATCCACAGATAAGGACATATTCAGCCGACACTGACCTTGTGTATGAGGCCATCTTTACATTGTGAAGGTCACACTTTTATGCAATGAGGTTGGATATCTTATTCATTGCTGTTGACGTGTCTTGCAGGCGGCCGTGATTGGGACCACGGAGTACAATCGCTGGCGAGAGAAAGGTGTTGCATTTATGACACGTGAAGGAACCTATGATGTCCCTAATAAGACTCTGGCTTCTCACATGACTGTGACACACGTAAGTATTCGGATATTATCGCCCGTATCCCCAGGGTTGTATATAGATGTATTGGTCATTTCATGTATTACTGTCTCACATCAGCCTACTAGACCCTAATAGACATTATTAAGAATAACTTCAATGATGTATTTCCTTCCAGTGACTTAAAGATATTCTTTAGAGCAAAGACGACCTACTGTTAATAACGTTTGTGTTAAAGGGTTATCACTTGATATAGTGGACCATTGATCGTTAGAACAAGATACTGAACTGTCGGCACCACGACTGCCCCAGTTCTCCATTTATTCCACTAGTCCGATTTCCAATGTTCAAAGGTTTTCATCTATCTTGTGGATAAGTGAGAGGTTTAAAAGTGTGCATGTGTATTAGGGGTATTCCCATGTTTAGGTTTTGGGTGCTTATATTGAGGGGTTTCCCAGTTTCATAAAACTCCTTTTCCCCCAACTGCACAAAAAAACAATCAGGGAGTCCAGTGGCCTGTGGCATCAATACGGACCGAGCAT contains:
- the DNAAF3 gene encoding dynein axonemal assembly factor 3; this encodes MAAAGGGEVYPTLWGFSPALDLQTQCLQNTLEHLSACGDIPELNILLVGCGDGRHLLKTICQARRWPQRRLNFFIIESDLELVARQILFLTLALENPEQMGLQEKCEMFLELFGNSMVRSKTAAYLQDRCERFIKFVTDPEYQQRTLPLLNMTSIKFKERDVLEYIFKFWQTSEAKLFPIERYWDVKNRQLLGKRYDSRKGAYDWDLNMKLHDRGAAVIGTTEYNRWREKGVAFMTREGTYDVPNKTLASHMTVTHRCGKVQARGYWGDITTGPYIAYGIETEEKSLLKTSNGVYTKTAQDLSQHNITSMFHELMTGQKYSDEEKIAEERSPAGQSTIREEDESKEKTAENVEDEKHGDATNYLQVDNVVIHLLPLSWVNDLHHKSKFLNLFNIVSFSCSMVHHLTADYKLITARKATLIIELTKFMVDLHGDKVKSYISIITKVAEEAGFVTTEDLDWKRDYVARFERLDDRDENQKAA